The following are from one region of the Silene latifolia isolate original U9 population chromosome 9, ASM4854445v1, whole genome shotgun sequence genome:
- the LOC141600010 gene encoding dihydropyrimidine dehydrogenase (NADP(+)), chloroplastic, with protein MASLKLSPQFKNPLLVANNNSSRSTRPSRVGFKVRASESGQVEPDLTVKVNGLTMPNPFVIGSGPPGTNYTVMKRAFDEGWGAVIAKTVSLDAAKVINVTPRYARLRAGANGSSRGQIIGWENIELISDRPFETMLAEFKKLKEEYPDRILIASIMEEYNKSAWEELIDRVEQTGIDAIEVNFSCPHGMPERKMGAAVGQDCDLLEEVCDWVNAKATVPVWAKMTPNITDISKAARVALKSGCEGIAAINTIQSVMGINLTTLRPEPCVEGYSTPGGYSSKAVHPIALAKVMSIAKMMKSEFSSEHSLSGIGGVETGGDAAEFILLGSNTVQVCTGVMMHGYGMVKKLCSELKDFMREHNFSSIEDFRGASLPYFTTHMELVRMQQEAIQQRKAVKKGLSSDKDWTGDGFVEETETMVSN; from the exons ATGGCTTCATTAAAGCTATCACCGCAATTCAAGAATCCATTATTGGTGGCGAATAATAATTCAAGTCGGTCAACTCGGCCTAGTCGAGTTGGGTTCAAGGTCCGTGCGTCCGAGTCAGGTCAGGTGGAGCCGGATCTAACTGTAAAGGTGAATGGGTTAACTATGCCCAACCCGTTTGTGATCGGGTCGGGTCCTCCAGGTACCAACTACACTGTAATGAAGAGAGCCTTTGATGAAGGATGGGGTGCTGTTATTGCTAAAACT GTTTCTCTGGATGCTGCAAAAGTTATAAATGTCACTCCTAGATATGCTCGTTTAAGAGCAGGAGCAAATGGCTCCTCAAGAGGACAAATTATAGGATGGGAGAACATTGAGCTCATTAGTGACCGTCCTTTTGAAACTATGCTAGCAGAATTTAAAAAGTTGAAGGAAGAGTATCCTGATAGAATACTGATTGCTTCAATCATGGAGGAATATAATAAGTCAGCCTGGGAGGAGCTCATTGATCGTGTTGAGCAAACCGGGATT GATGCAATTGAAGTAAACTTCTCATGTCCTCATGGTATGCCGGAGCGAAAAATGGGGGCTGCTGTTGGACAGGATTGTGACTTATTAGAGGAGGTTTGTGATTGGGTTAATGCGAAGGCTACTGTTCCAGTGTGGGCAAAAATGACCCCCAATATCACTGACATCTCAAAG GCAGCAAGGGTGGCACTTAAATCAGGATGTGAAGGGATTGCCGCTATTAACACAATCCAAAGTGTCATGGGGATCAACCTCACAACGCTACGCCCTGAGCCTTGCGTAGAAGG ATACTCAACCCCTGGTGGATATTCTTCTAAGGCCGTCCATCCTATTGCACTTGCCAAAGTGATGAGCATTGCAAAGATGATGAAGTCAGAGTTTAGCAGTGAACATTCATTGTCTGGTATTGGAGGTGTTGAGACTGGTGGAGATGCTGCTGAATTCATTCTTCTTGGCTCAAATACTGTTCAG GTCTGCACTGGAGTCATGATGCATGGGTATGGTATGGTTAAAAAGTTGTGTTCTGAACTGAAGGATTTCATGAGAGAGCACAATTTCTCTTCTATAGAAGACTTTCGGGG GGCATCGCTTCCATACTTCACAACTCACATGGAATTGGTGAGAATGCAGCAGGAAGCTATTCAACAAAGAAAAGCTGTCAAAAAGGGTTTATCGTCTGACAAAGACTGGACCGGAGATGGTTTTGTGGAGGAGACCGAAACGATGGTTTCTAACTAA